The following are encoded together in the Peromyscus leucopus breed LL Stock chromosome 1, UCI_PerLeu_2.1, whole genome shotgun sequence genome:
- the LOC114688228 gene encoding LOW QUALITY PROTEIN: cationic amino acid transporter 3-like (The sequence of the model RefSeq protein was modified relative to this genomic sequence to represent the inferred CDS: deleted 1 base in 1 codon) codes for MLWQYVHHFGQKLVRRRPLTANEQSESPLSRCLTTLDLVFLGVGSTLGAGVYVLAGEVAREKAGPSIIICFLVAALSSVLSGLCYAEFGARVPCSGSAYLYSYVTVGQLLAFITGWNLILSYIIGAASVARAWSAAFDSLIGNRISQALQHAIPMQVPSFLAEYPDFFAFGLVLLLTGILALGARESALATRVFTGVNLLVLCFVSLSGFVKGSLHNWQLTEEDYKLAALGSNGTDSLGPLGSGGFVPFGLNGILRGAATCFFAFIGFDCIATTGEEVRSPQRAIPLGIVTSLFVCFLMYFGVSAALTLMMPYYQIHTDSPLPQAFIHVGWGPAQYAVAVGTLCALSSSLIGAIFPVPRVVYSMAEDGLLFRRLARVHPRTHTPVLATVLCGIIAALMAFLVELSDLVDLTSIGTLLSYSLVAFSVLVLRYQPDQNLNSCKKEKSESGAVEMELTLEFSSSTEPVSAARTPGIARSLCIPTDTMPTLRSGQIVYRCASLLVLLLKFLCLVLAQWPGQLFSGDPALIAVTVSLLLLIVGVVIVIWRQPQSTVPLHFKVPALPVLPVLSVFVNVYLMMQMTVGTWIRFGIWMVIGFAIYFGYGIWHSLEEKDDQQPTATASSSQTLQEHTPSVELA; via the exons ATGTTGTGGCAGTATGTCCATCACTTTGGCCAGAAGTTGGTACGCCGGCGGCCCCTGACGGCAAATGAACAGTCTGAGTCGCCCTTGTCCAGATGCTTGACCACTTTGGACTTGGTGTTCCTGGGTGTGGGCAGCACCTTGGGAGCAGGCGTGTACGTCCTGGCTGGGGAGGTAGCCAGAGAGAAAGCTGGACCATCTATCATTATCTGCTTcttagtggctgctctgtcttcTGTGCTGTCTGGGCTCTGTTACGCGGAGTTTGGGGCCAGGGTGCCGTGTTCGGGTTCGGCATACCTCTACAGCTATGTCACCGTGGGCCAGCTGCTGGCTTTCATCACTGGCTGGAACCTCATCCTCTCCTACATCATTG GTGCAGCCAGTGTGGCCCGGGCCTGGAGCGCAGCTTTTGACAGCCTCATAGGGAACCGCATCTCCCAAGCCCTGCAGCATGCCATCCCCATGCAAGTGCCCAGCTTCCTGGCCGAGTATCCAGACTTTTTTGCATTTGGCCTGGTTTTGCTCCTCACTG GAATCCTGGCCCTGGGAGCGCGGGAGTCAGCCCTGGCCACCAGAGTGTTCACAGGAGTGAATCTCCTGGTGCTGTGCTTTGTCTCCCTCTCCGGCTTCGTGAAGGGCAGTCTACACAACTGGCAGCTCACGGAGGAGGACTACAAGCTGGCCGCGCTGGGGTCCAACGGCACTGACAG cttgggtcctctgggctCTGGAGGGTTCGTGCCTTTTGGTTTGAACGGGATTCTCCGTGGTGCAGCGACATGCTTCTTCGCCTTCATTGGTTTCGACTGTATTGCGACCACAG GCGAAGAGGTCCGCTCCCCGCAGCGCGCCATCCCACTGGGCATCGTGACCTCactctttgtttgctttctgatgTACTTTGGTGTTTCCGCGGCACTCACCCTCATGATGCCCTACTACCAAATTCACACCGACAGTCCCTTGCCCCAGGCATTTATCCACGTTGGATGGGGTCCTGCTCAGTATGCAGTGGCTGTGGGAACATTATGTGCCCTTTCATCCAG CCTCATAGGTGCCATTTTCCCTGTGCCTCGGGTGGTCTATTCCATGGCAGAAGATGGGCTCCTGTTCCGGAGACTCGCCCGTGTTCATCCTCGAACACACACCCCTGTCCTAGCCACTGTCCTTTGTGGAATTATCGCAG CACTTATGGCTTTCCTTGTTGAGCTCAGTGACCTGGTGGACCTCACATCCATAGGAACCCTGCTCTCCTATTCCTTGGTGGCCTTCTCTGTTCTGGTCCTCAG GTACCAGCCAGACCAGAACTTAAACTCTTgtaagaaggagaaatctgagagtgGAGCTGTTGAGATGGAGCTGACTCTG GAATTTTCTTCATCCACGGAGCCTGTTTCCGCAGCAAGGACTCCAGGAATTGCAAGGAGCCTCTGTATCCCCACAGACACCATGCCAACTCTGCGATCTGGCCAGATTGTCTACAGATGTGCCTCCCTGCTTG TCCTTCTTCTGAAGTTCCTGTGCCTGGTCCTGGCCCAGTGGCCTGGACAGCTGTTCTCTGGAGACCCAGCTTTGATAGCTGTGACTGTTTCACTGTTGCTTCTCATTGTCGGAGTGGTCATTGTCATCTGGAGACAGCCTCAGAGCACCGTTCCTCTCCACTTCAAG GTTCCAGCACTGCCCGTGCTCCCTGTGCTGAGTGTCTTTGTGAATGTCTACCTGATGATGCAAATGACTGTCGGGACCTGGATTCGCTTTGGAATCTGGATGGTGATCG GATTTGCTATCTACTTTGGATATGGGATCTGGCACAGCTTGGAAGAGAAGGATGACCAACAGCCAACAGCAACAGCCTCAAGCTCCCAGACTCTCCAGGAACATACTCCCAGTGTTGAATTAGCTTAA